A single Pseudomonas brassicacearum DNA region contains:
- a CDS encoding aKG-HExxH-type peptide beta-hydroxylase codes for MSILITNEEYRQDSYALLNQYKESMSYLASVFNDDYQKSDSVTKLSWKSFAFYNKCIKSLQANDADSGLHFFQEAKQNERHGSEGFRVSGFSENNRKEEIDLVADEVREEASGKISIGFIGADVAEIEKTKLIAGIELLKAQSLDLYNEAEILIDEIVLTGPGDEYHVRSASSYNLLGLVLIWADEVHSPIYYAQQVVHEAAHLRLFLKSTDDRFVLNPESELYTAPFRPDARPMLGIFHALFVLARIALAMSGLGKVAPGKLAEEALEKGRVAEKRFFATAAQIKRDGVLTPMGQQIFDECLGEMTKISPFRNVYDDMLKSGF; via the coding sequence TTGAGCATCTTAATCACAAATGAAGAGTATCGCCAAGATTCCTACGCATTGCTCAATCAATACAAAGAGTCGATGAGCTACTTGGCGAGCGTGTTTAATGATGACTATCAAAAATCCGACTCTGTGACCAAGCTGTCTTGGAAGTCTTTCGCATTCTACAATAAGTGCATCAAGAGCTTGCAAGCCAACGATGCAGATTCAGGCTTACATTTTTTTCAAGAAGCCAAGCAAAACGAAAGGCATGGATCAGAAGGATTCAGGGTTTCCGGGTTCTCTGAAAACAACCGAAAAGAAGAAATCGACTTGGTTGCCGATGAAGTACGAGAAGAGGCGTCTGGCAAAATCAGTATTGGTTTCATCGGCGCTGATGTTGCTGAGATAGAGAAAACCAAATTAATCGCAGGAATAGAACTTCTCAAGGCCCAATCGTTAGACCTCTACAATGAAGCTGAGATCTTAATAGATGAAATAGTCCTGACTGGTCCTGGTGATGAATACCATGTCAGATCGGCCAGCAGTTACAATTTATTAGGGCTGGTTTTGATATGGGCCGATGAAGTCCATAGCCCCATCTATTACGCACAACAGGTAGTCCATGAGGCCGCCCATTTACGACTGTTTTTAAAAAGCACAGATGACAGGTTTGTTTTGAATCCAGAGAGTGAATTATACACAGCGCCATTCAGGCCTGACGCCCGTCCCATGCTCGGTATATTTCACGCACTTTTCGTACTGGCTAGAATTGCACTCGCAATGTCTGGTTTGGGAAAAGTAGCGCCTGGAAAACTGGCAGAGGAAGCGCTTGAGAAAGGGCGGGTGGCTGAGAAGAGATTTTTCGCGACCGCAGCTCAGATCAAGCGGGACGGTGTGTTGACGCCCATGGGACAACAGATTTTCGATGAGTGCTTGGGGGAAATGACCAAAATATCACCTTTTCGTAATGTTTATGATGACATGCTGAAAAGTGGATTCTGA